In Burkholderia sp. WP9, a genomic segment contains:
- the fliR gene encoding flagellar biosynthetic protein FliR has protein sequence MFSVTYAQLNAWLTAFLWPFVRILALVATAPVLGNRSLPMRVKIGLAAFVTIIVAPTLGALPQVTVFSAEGVWIIVNQFLIGIALGVTMQIVFQAISATGDFVGLGMGLGFATFFDAQAASSSQVLSSYMNTIAMLVFLVIDGHLQMISALLTTFQSVPVSANILGAPGWRTLANFGSTVFSAGLLLSLPVVVALLITNLSLGILNRAAPQIGVFQIGFPLTMLIGMLLLQLMTPNMIPFFIRLFDVGLDQMGRVAAGFR, from the coding sequence ATGTTTTCCGTCACCTACGCGCAACTGAACGCCTGGCTCACCGCGTTCCTGTGGCCGTTCGTGCGCATTCTCGCGCTGGTCGCCACCGCACCGGTGCTCGGCAACCGTTCGCTGCCAATGCGTGTGAAGATCGGCCTTGCGGCGTTCGTCACGATCATCGTCGCGCCGACACTCGGCGCGCTGCCGCAGGTCACGGTGTTTTCCGCCGAAGGCGTGTGGATCATCGTCAACCAGTTCCTGATCGGCATCGCACTCGGCGTCACCATGCAGATCGTGTTTCAGGCGATCAGCGCGACCGGCGACTTCGTCGGTCTCGGCATGGGCCTCGGCTTCGCGACGTTCTTCGACGCGCAAGCCGCCAGTTCGAGCCAGGTGCTGTCGAGCTACATGAACACCATCGCGATGCTGGTGTTTCTGGTGATCGACGGCCATTTGCAGATGATCAGCGCGCTGCTCACCACCTTCCAGTCGGTGCCGGTATCGGCGAACATTCTCGGCGCGCCCGGCTGGCGCACACTGGCGAACTTCGGCAGCACGGTGTTTTCAGCAGGGCTGTTGCTGTCGCTGCCGGTGGTCGTCGCGCTCCTCATCACCAACCTCTCGCTCGGTATTCTGAATCGCGCCGCGCCGCAGATCGGCGTCTTTCAGATCGGCTTCCCGCTCACCATGCTGATCGGCATGCTGCTTCTGCAACTGATGACCCCGAACATGATCCCGTTCTTCATACGGCTCTTCGACGTCGGCCTCGATCAGATGGGGCGCGTGGCGGCGGGGTTCAGGTAG
- the fliQ gene encoding flagellar biosynthesis protein FliQ, with the protein MNQESVMTLAHQAMYVGLLLAAPLLLVALVVGLVVSLFQAATQINESTLSFIPKLLAIAVTMVIAGPWMLTTMLDYLRQTLTNIPTLVN; encoded by the coding sequence ATGAATCAAGAATCCGTCATGACGCTCGCGCACCAGGCCATGTATGTCGGCCTGCTGCTTGCCGCGCCGTTGCTGCTGGTCGCGCTGGTGGTCGGTCTGGTGGTGAGCCTGTTTCAGGCCGCCACGCAGATCAACGAAAGCACGCTGTCGTTCATTCCCAAGCTGCTCGCGATTGCCGTCACGATGGTGATCGCCGGGCCATGGATGCTGACGACCATGCTCGACTATCTGCGCCAGACGCTCACCAACATTCCGACGCTCGTCAACTGA
- the fliP gene encoding flagellar type III secretion system pore protein FliP (The bacterial flagellar biogenesis protein FliP forms a type III secretion system (T3SS)-type pore required for flagellar assembly.): MQFSLSSARHAQSARMSSTASKVIPVVVHALRRVTPVAPVVLAALMLALPTLSFAQTAGLPAFNTSPGPNGGTTYSLSVQTMLLLTMLSFLPAMVLMMTSFTRIIIVLSLLRQALGTTTTPPNQVLVGLALFLTLFVMSPVLDKAYTDGYKPFSDGTMPMETAVNRGLAPFKTFMLRQTRESDLALFARISHAAPMQGPEDVPLSLLVPSFVTSELKTGFQIGFTIFIPFLIIDMVVASVLMSMGMMMVSPATISLPFKLMLFVLVDGWQLLLGSLAQSFV, encoded by the coding sequence ATGCAGTTCAGTCTTTCTTCGGCGCGTCACGCGCAATCCGCTCGCATGTCCAGCACCGCTTCGAAAGTGATTCCCGTGGTTGTGCACGCTCTACGCCGCGTCACCCCCGTTGCGCCCGTCGTACTGGCGGCGCTGATGCTCGCGCTGCCGACCCTGTCGTTCGCGCAAACGGCCGGCTTGCCGGCCTTCAATACGAGCCCCGGCCCGAACGGCGGCACGACGTACTCGCTGAGTGTGCAGACCATGCTGCTGCTCACGATGCTGTCGTTCCTGCCGGCCATGGTGCTGATGATGACGAGCTTCACGCGCATCATCATCGTGCTCTCGCTGCTGCGCCAGGCGCTCGGCACGACCACGACGCCGCCTAACCAGGTTCTCGTCGGGCTCGCGCTGTTCCTTACGTTGTTCGTCATGTCGCCGGTGCTCGACAAGGCTTACACCGACGGCTACAAGCCGTTCTCCGACGGCACGATGCCGATGGAGACAGCGGTGAACCGTGGCCTCGCGCCGTTCAAGACGTTCATGCTGCGCCAGACCCGCGAAAGCGACCTCGCGCTGTTCGCCCGCATTTCACACGCCGCGCCGATGCAGGGTCCGGAAGATGTACCGTTGTCGCTGCTGGTGCCTTCGTTCGTGACGAGCGAATTGAAAACCGGCTTCCAGATCGGCTTCACGATTTTCATCCCGTTCCTGATCATCGACATGGTGGTGGCGAGCGTGCTGATGTCGATGGGCATGATGATGGTGTCGCCCGCGACCATTTCGCTGCCGTTCAAGCTGATGCTGTTCGTGCTGGTCGACGGCTGGCAGTTGCTGCTCGGCTCGCTGGCACAGAGCTTCGTTTAA
- the fliO gene encoding flagellar biosynthetic protein FliO: protein MKRVAGRAASRTVPIRAALAANVAVALSAPASIFMLLTPSAAGAADMNAVNNAAKIASGVGAGSAVPALGVGAVLQTIVGLLVVIGLVFACAWLARRFGLQPANRGGLVKTIGGASLGGKERVAVVEIGDTWLVLGTAPGNVRLLHTMPAGSAAVDALGASQAGPAGTQATGTALPGTFGQRFRDALKGEVGKRFNGQGGEVR from the coding sequence ATGAAACGCGTAGCCGGTCGCGCCGCGTCGCGCACTGTTCCGATTCGCGCCGCACTGGCTGCCAACGTCGCGGTGGCGCTATCCGCCCCGGCGTCGATCTTCATGTTGCTCACACCGTCGGCCGCTGGCGCGGCGGACATGAATGCGGTCAACAATGCCGCGAAAATCGCCTCGGGTGTCGGTGCGGGTAGCGCGGTTCCGGCGCTCGGCGTCGGCGCGGTGTTGCAAACCATCGTCGGCCTGCTGGTCGTGATCGGTCTGGTGTTCGCTTGCGCATGGCTCGCACGCCGCTTCGGCTTGCAGCCGGCGAACCGCGGCGGCCTCGTGAAAACGATCGGCGGCGCCTCGCTCGGCGGCAAGGAGCGCGTCGCGGTGGTCGAGATCGGCGATACGTGGCTCGTGCTCGGCACTGCGCCCGGCAACGTGCGCCTGCTTCACACGATGCCGGCCGGTTCGGCCGCCGTCGATGCGCTCGGCGCGTCGCAAGCCGGTCCGGCAGGCACGCAGGCTACCGGTACGGCACTGCCGGGCACTTTCGGCCAACGCTTTCGCGATGCATTGAAAGGCGAAGTGGGCAAACGTTTCAACGGGCAAGGCGGCGAGGTTCGGTAA